In Amia ocellicauda isolate fAmiCal2 chromosome 16, fAmiCal2.hap1, whole genome shotgun sequence, the following proteins share a genomic window:
- the nup35 gene encoding nucleoporin NUP35 isoform X3 translates to MTLGSPTSPKPGPGAQFLPGFLMGDPPAPATPQPRTFGGSSVGGLEMRSPLMAGGSPPQPVVPTHKDKSGAPPVRSIYDEFASPGIGASPLSSRKQPSLSMMQTPLSGFNAATPGTGTSVFSPATIGQQRKTALSPAQVDPFYTQGDGLSSDDRLDDTWVTVFGFPPASASYILLQFAQYGNVLKHVMSNNGNWMHIQYQSKLQARKALSKDGKIFGEAIMIGVKPCIEKNVMEIPDKGLSSSTMFTPPVRNLGTPTQPVNTPRSTSMRPLTAAYKASSSDYQVVSDRQTPRKDESFVSKAMEYMFGW, encoded by the exons ATGACGCTGGGATCTCCGACCTCCCCTAAGCCGGGCCCAGGGGCTCAGTTCCTGCCCGGGTTTCTGATGGGGGACCCGCCGGCGCCAGCCACTCCCCAACCGCGCACCTTCGGCGGCTCCAGTGTGGGTGGCTTGGAAATGAGGTCTCCTCTTATGGCAg GTGGATCTCCTCCTCAGCCAGTGGTCCCCACACACAAGGACAAGAGTGGTGCCCCGCCAGTTAGAAGTATATATGATGAATTTGCAAGTCCGGGGATAGGGGCATCCCCACTGAGTTCACGGAAGCAA CCTTCACTTTCAATGATGCAGACTCCGCTGTCTGGATTTAATGCAGCCACCCCAGGAACAG GAACAAGTGTTTTTAGTCCTGCTACCATTGGACAACAGAGAAAGACGGCACTCTCTCCAGCCCAAGTGGATCCTTTCTATACACAGGGAGATGGTCTTTCTTCAGATGACCGTTTAGATGACACGTGGGTCACTGTGTTCGG GTTTCCTCCTGCGTCTGCCTCTTACATCCTTTTGCAGTTTGCCCAATATGGAAACGTCCTAAAACATGTG ATGTCTAATAATGGAAATTGGATGCACATTCAATACCAATCTAAACTCCAAGCCAGAAAGGCACTGAGTAAAGATGGAAAAATCTTCGGAGAAGCAATCATGATTGGGGTAAAACCTTGCATAGAAAAG AATGTGATGGAGATCCCTGATAAAGGCTTGTCATCCAGCACTATGTTTACACCTCCAGTTAGAAACTTAGGGACACCAACCCAACCTGTGAACACACCGCGGTCCACATCTATGCGACCCCTCACTGCTGCCTATAAAGCATCTAGTAGTGATTACCAG GTTGTTTCTGACCGACAGACCCCAAGAAAAGATGAGAGTTTTGTTTCCAAAGCAATGGAATACATGTTTGGTTGGTAG
- the nup35 gene encoding nucleoporin NUP35 isoform X1 translates to MELQAEPMTLGSPTSPKPGPGAQFLPGFLMGDPPAPATPQPRTFGGSSVGGLEMRSPLMAGGSPPQPVVPTHKDKSGAPPVRSIYDEFASPGIGASPLSSRKQPSLSMMQTPLSGFNAATPGTGTSVFSPATIGQQRKTALSPAQVDPFYTQGDGLSSDDRLDDTWVTVFGFPPASASYILLQFAQYGNVLKHVMSNNGNWMHIQYQSKLQARKALSKDGKIFGEAIMIGVKPCIEKNVMEIPDKGLSSSTMFTPPVRNLGTPTQPVNTPRSTSMRPLTAAYKASSSDYQVVSDRQTPRKDESFVSKAMEYMFGW, encoded by the exons ATGGAACTGCAAG CAGAGCCGATGACGCTGGGATCTCCGACCTCCCCTAAGCCGGGCCCAGGGGCTCAGTTCCTGCCCGGGTTTCTGATGGGGGACCCGCCGGCGCCAGCCACTCCCCAACCGCGCACCTTCGGCGGCTCCAGTGTGGGTGGCTTGGAAATGAGGTCTCCTCTTATGGCAg GTGGATCTCCTCCTCAGCCAGTGGTCCCCACACACAAGGACAAGAGTGGTGCCCCGCCAGTTAGAAGTATATATGATGAATTTGCAAGTCCGGGGATAGGGGCATCCCCACTGAGTTCACGGAAGCAA CCTTCACTTTCAATGATGCAGACTCCGCTGTCTGGATTTAATGCAGCCACCCCAGGAACAG GAACAAGTGTTTTTAGTCCTGCTACCATTGGACAACAGAGAAAGACGGCACTCTCTCCAGCCCAAGTGGATCCTTTCTATACACAGGGAGATGGTCTTTCTTCAGATGACCGTTTAGATGACACGTGGGTCACTGTGTTCGG GTTTCCTCCTGCGTCTGCCTCTTACATCCTTTTGCAGTTTGCCCAATATGGAAACGTCCTAAAACATGTG ATGTCTAATAATGGAAATTGGATGCACATTCAATACCAATCTAAACTCCAAGCCAGAAAGGCACTGAGTAAAGATGGAAAAATCTTCGGAGAAGCAATCATGATTGGGGTAAAACCTTGCATAGAAAAG AATGTGATGGAGATCCCTGATAAAGGCTTGTCATCCAGCACTATGTTTACACCTCCAGTTAGAAACTTAGGGACACCAACCCAACCTGTGAACACACCGCGGTCCACATCTATGCGACCCCTCACTGCTGCCTATAAAGCATCTAGTAGTGATTACCAG GTTGTTTCTGACCGACAGACCCCAAGAAAAGATGAGAGTTTTGTTTCCAAAGCAATGGAATACATGTTTGGTTGGTAG
- the nup35 gene encoding nucleoporin NUP35 isoform X2 produces the protein MELQEPMTLGSPTSPKPGPGAQFLPGFLMGDPPAPATPQPRTFGGSSVGGLEMRSPLMAGGSPPQPVVPTHKDKSGAPPVRSIYDEFASPGIGASPLSSRKQPSLSMMQTPLSGFNAATPGTGTSVFSPATIGQQRKTALSPAQVDPFYTQGDGLSSDDRLDDTWVTVFGFPPASASYILLQFAQYGNVLKHVMSNNGNWMHIQYQSKLQARKALSKDGKIFGEAIMIGVKPCIEKNVMEIPDKGLSSSTMFTPPVRNLGTPTQPVNTPRSTSMRPLTAAYKASSSDYQVVSDRQTPRKDESFVSKAMEYMFGW, from the exons ATGGAACTGCAAG AGCCGATGACGCTGGGATCTCCGACCTCCCCTAAGCCGGGCCCAGGGGCTCAGTTCCTGCCCGGGTTTCTGATGGGGGACCCGCCGGCGCCAGCCACTCCCCAACCGCGCACCTTCGGCGGCTCCAGTGTGGGTGGCTTGGAAATGAGGTCTCCTCTTATGGCAg GTGGATCTCCTCCTCAGCCAGTGGTCCCCACACACAAGGACAAGAGTGGTGCCCCGCCAGTTAGAAGTATATATGATGAATTTGCAAGTCCGGGGATAGGGGCATCCCCACTGAGTTCACGGAAGCAA CCTTCACTTTCAATGATGCAGACTCCGCTGTCTGGATTTAATGCAGCCACCCCAGGAACAG GAACAAGTGTTTTTAGTCCTGCTACCATTGGACAACAGAGAAAGACGGCACTCTCTCCAGCCCAAGTGGATCCTTTCTATACACAGGGAGATGGTCTTTCTTCAGATGACCGTTTAGATGACACGTGGGTCACTGTGTTCGG GTTTCCTCCTGCGTCTGCCTCTTACATCCTTTTGCAGTTTGCCCAATATGGAAACGTCCTAAAACATGTG ATGTCTAATAATGGAAATTGGATGCACATTCAATACCAATCTAAACTCCAAGCCAGAAAGGCACTGAGTAAAGATGGAAAAATCTTCGGAGAAGCAATCATGATTGGGGTAAAACCTTGCATAGAAAAG AATGTGATGGAGATCCCTGATAAAGGCTTGTCATCCAGCACTATGTTTACACCTCCAGTTAGAAACTTAGGGACACCAACCCAACCTGTGAACACACCGCGGTCCACATCTATGCGACCCCTCACTGCTGCCTATAAAGCATCTAGTAGTGATTACCAG GTTGTTTCTGACCGACAGACCCCAAGAAAAGATGAGAGTTTTGTTTCCAAAGCAATGGAATACATGTTTGGTTGGTAG